The sequence below is a genomic window from Hydractinia symbiolongicarpus strain clone_291-10 chromosome 10, HSymV2.1, whole genome shotgun sequence.
ATGGATTTAACAGTTTTTGGTTGAAATGCTTTTTACGTGACATAAGATCGTCTttcctaaaattaaaatataaaatgaaagtATTAAGGTTGAGATTcctatattttttatacataaagtACCatatgaataaaataataagtaaataaaagaaaaaaatagtggAACTCGTATTTCaggaaagaaataaaatctCTATTTTTCGAATTTCCTGAACAGCAAGTTTTTCAGGAATTTTTGCAGGAATTTATTCCCCGAAGGTAATCTGGTATATACAGACGATTTGTCAGCAGTTCCTTTGCTTGTTAATGCAGCGAACTGTTAGGAACTTACGAATAAAGGAAGCGTCTGTCAAACCAACAACTTTGTCCCCGGGGCTTGTTagcatgacatttataagcatcCGTAAGCTTAAATTTGGTGATGTTTTAAGCATATGCTGGGTATTATGTGAAGCCAAAAAAATGCTgtgaagtttttatgttttttgtttcgtgAGCAGTTTTTCTTGAAAACAATGCAGTTTAAAATTTCTCACACCACAGTATATTACTCACAAAAGGTTCAAAGTGAGTATTAAGCTATAATTACTGATGTTTAAAATTcgaattcaatattttttttcaaataagcatattttgagcctaATCATGTGTTCCTAAGCATATCCCAATAAATCTCTTTGCCATTAATAACCTAAgcataaaaaagtaaatttcataAGCATCCTTAAGCCTCAATTTTGAATTTCAattacttataaaaaacatgtatttgaacGGAACCTGAACAGGTTTTCAGGCTTCGTTCCAGTGAAGAAAAATCAAAAGGTACTACAAAAAAAGGTTGTAAATCACATTATCTATCACCAGGAAAATAGGTATTGTCCAACACCATAATGGATGTAATAAAAACTAATCCATAACTAAAAGCATCAAAAATCTCCTAAGATCATTTAATTTCAGTAAAATCCACAATCGATAAGTGCAAAGTAAGATTATTTTGTCTCGTTGTGTAAAGATCGAAATTAGTTTCTTTCCACAATCACCACATGTCATGCGTAGAAAggtaaataaaacttaaaataactCAAGACTAGTTTTAAGTAATTATATTCTTATACATAATTTAGCGTTAAAATTACTGAGTTTCGGCGTCCTCCGAAAAGTTCATCACTTTTGTCTGTTCAATTCGAATGCGATATTCTGTTTAGTGAATATCGGCCCTAAGTTGAAAAAAACTCCAGAAATATGTATAACGTGTAAATATGGCCTAATATATTTAGTgctgtatatttttttctggGAATTAAAATGGCGTCAAAGTCACGAGTTACATTCGTTCTTGTTTTGATTGCATTAACCCTTGTTCAAATGGGTTTTGGGGCTTACGGTGTTATCGTCACTAAGTTTGCCAAAGGGAACGATTTTGATCCTTTGGTATTTAGTCTTTATCGTGATGGCTGTTGTTTTCCTGTTCTCTTTCTTGCAGCATACGTTGCGGAAAAAAAGATCAGTTACCCAAAACTAAGGTAAGAACGATACTAAGTTACCTAGCTAGCCAGTTTTATGCTAAAAACCAAAATGTGTtgcaatgagcaaagaataattTAATACCATGTAAACtaaacaacactcttaaatttATTAAGAGATAATGACAAGAATTGAAACTGATTTGGAACCTCATTAGGGGCCttcgaaaaaaattttcaggcCCCGTTAGCAGGATATTGCCACTAAGGGGGGAGGGGGtctgaagtttgaaaaaaaaatccgctaaggattgagaaattttaagaatttgtTTGTGGCCTAAAAATTCttgtcatcaattccgataacttttatctacaaaacacgcccctgagTAAATACCAATATAAATACCAATACCAGTTGTTAGATgaatgtgcatattttttatgGCTAGCCTAACAAATATAGAGGGATATAccttgtctattatttccaggagtggCAATGGCTTAATGTCCTGCTGTTATTATACTATTAATAAAACACTCCTGTCATTAGGAAAGGCATGTTTGGTTCCTGTTACGTATTGCTCCTCATTAATTACATCTGCCATATTCAATGCATTGgtctattttgttttgtttatgaaaTGTTAACTAATTATCATTATAGGGAGCTACTTATTGCGAATACTTACTTAGAGCAAACTCTTAACgctgttaaaaaatttagaaaaggaTAGGATTAGCAAATATATTAGTTTATGGAGAAGGAAACAGTCAACAAAATTCTTGTTGATAGACAAAGacataaattttgtgtttttctgAGACTTAAGGACCGAATACACTTGTATAAAATCACTAAAATATACCTTTTATtatcaatataatttcttaaaatatggttataatttcttataatatatatagctataatatATGTAAATATCTGGCATGTGCGTCATAGCCTCATATTTTGCTGCATTGCttttaatatttcaataaaatcaaatttgattttattgaaatattattataagtttgattttaaaaatattgttggtGATCTGGTTTCGAATGTCTTTTGGTTTGTGtgacaatagatctattatctgctagcgttgttgaatatgaaattaaatgaaattataacgatattataagtatattgtagaaaaaattataactgtattatagaatatatttaatgatattttatATACAAGTGTATTCTGGCCTTTTGTAAATTTTCGTAAGGTTCTAAGGTAAAACATCTATGCTTTATGCAACTAAATGGTGAACACAATATTATCGTCTGCCTTTCTTGATTGTTCTTAGTAAATCAAATTAGTCATataattacataaaaaattatgcCAAAATATTCGCTGGACCTTGCCTCTGGGGGATAGATGTGGGAGATAATCTGAATCTATCAGTTTGTAATAACAATTTGTTTGTGAGTTTGTAGTGGCACTATGTACCTTTTCTTATAGAGAGCTTCCACTTTTTGTTGCAATGGGCTTTTTTGGAATGTTTGCAAACCAACTCATGTATATTCTGGGTGTGTACAACACTTCAGCTGATATTGCATCAATGTTCCAACCGCTTGCTGCATGTTGGACTGTTATAGTAGCAGTTGCTGCAAGAGTTGAGAAGTTTCCTAACCTAAGTACAGTATTAGGAGCCAGTAAGGTGATTGGTATCATCGTTGCAACTGCAGGTGCCGTTCTTATGAATTTTGGAAAAAGTGCTAAACATAACGACACTTCAAACAAGTATGTGTCACGTAGTTCGTCTCTATTTGGCTATTCTGCGCTGGTTATAAATACTTTTTCAGTTGGAATCTATGTCGTTCTACAAAAGAAATACATTTTTTCTGTTGCGACATCGAGATGGAAAACGTGCCCTATAGGTGTCACAGCATGGGCGTATCTATTTGGATTTATATCAATGGGATTTGCGTCATTATATTATATAAGGCAACCTGAGAAATTTTATCTTCAAGCAAACGGTGTTATTTATACATTGATATATGCTGTGTTTATTGCGTCTGCCATGTGTTACATGCTGATCACTTGGTGTAATATGCTTGTCAGCTCCACCCTGGTGGCTGCATCGTGGCCACTacaagtatttttttgtatcaTATTGTCGTACTTCATATTAGGTGAGACCTTATCTGTTTTGGAAATCATTGGAGGTTTGATGATTATTTTTGCAATGTTGGCGGTGGTTTGGTCAAATTATCAGACAGAGCTTTTAAATTCAAACAGACCGGAACAGAAAATCTTGAATCCTCGTACTGAAGGATATGATAAACTAACATCctagattttaataaaaaaataacaataacataTAACATAGATGTAATTTTTACAATTCAGATAATTTTTAGATTATATTGCATAAAATTCATGAAGTCGAATTcatattaataaaattttcatgcacattttttattaaaaaaagttaaactgaGCTGAGGctggatgtgcttatttttttaacgtttGCGCAGCCTCAAATATTCTTGTTTGTGTTTTTCCTAAAAATAGGGAACATATGGATTGTTTTTAGGATTTAAATAAATAGAGGTTGAAATATTAGGAAGAGGAACTATATTTTATATAGTTGTTTATTAGCATATATGTATAATTCTAGgctgaaaattattttgttcttttgaaGAAATTCTTGCTAGGTTCGTTCTTAATTAAGGTCGGAAAAATAGTGtgtatgaaattaaaaattatagttatgttaattatatacaaaagttcGAATTAAATTATAAAGAATTAATGTTAAACCTAAATATTTTACTTCCAATGAGCGATTGGAACGGtccaacatatattttaaactGTACTTTAAAAAACAGATATTCCGTCTCGAAATATGTGTGTTTGCTTTAGGGTCGCGCAGAAACCTTGATTTTAGATCTCCGTTAGATATAAAAACGATGACGGGGAATATTTGCCTAAAAAAGTGGCTCAAATGTTCAAAATTTTCCTGAACTACCTTTATTCGTACAAATTTTACGCGTTTGTACAAAAAAGTTAATTGATGCGAAAAATTTAGACTAAAATTACGCTCAAAACGATTTTGGCgaaaatttactctttttattTCAAGAAACAGAATTTCATCAAAGTTTCTTTCACACACCCTTTTTATGATTCCGAACGAAAACAACTAAAAACAAGATATTCTATATTTCACAAAAACCCTTTTCCCcctcaaaaaaacaaaaaaaaaattagtacgaATAATATAACTTAAGGGGTGAAAATTTGGTGGAGGAAATTTAGTAAGGCTGTAAACGATCATATTGCCTTTAGAGACTAGAAGGAATAGAGCAATGGGCACCCGCCTGTGtgcgtgaaaccacgtaatctTAAATTTCAAATATTTGATAACAGGCCGATTTGTGTTTCAACTggtaatttaaacttttaaatgaataactttttatatgttattaatattgttattgttgtatgaataaaaagaaaaatatataatggCTGCCTCACAGTCCCGTTCAATATTTTGGTTGGTATTATTAGCTCTGTTAGTTGCTCAGATGGTTTTTGGTGCTTATGGAGTTGTGTTTACTAAGTTTGCTAAAGAAAGTAACGTGAACGCAATAGTGTTTTGTATGTTGAGAGATGTTTGCTGTTTTCCTGTTTTGTTTCTTGCTGTATATGTCGCAGAAAAAGAGATCGCAAAAAtaattcttaattttacatgaaaaACCTTATGGTAAAGTTTGCTCTGTatcttttgtaaatttttgttataatacaCATACAAAAAATAAGTTTCGCAAAAATGtcttcccttaaggtatatttttttcaacatacTTTGAGAGAACGTTTAAATCAAACCAATTAGCTGTGTACAATTACTTTATGGCAAATGAGTCatagaaattattaaaaaattgacaggaagggagggagggagggtgGGGGTGGGGGGAAGAGAGCCACCTCTCCCCACACGATTAGTGTCAATGTGGTGCCTTTTCTAAAAGATGcataattatacaaaaaatacgaaaaatttGCGAAAGCTAAATTTTCCTGTTCAGTACTTAAAAAAAGATTATATCAAATGGCTTTACAGCTCAAGTTTCATTCCGGGCTGAGTTTTTACCCGAACAGATCTTTACAGCTTATAGGCGGGTTAAAATCTCAGCCCAGGCTAATTCAGGCCGGGCTGAAAATGGTAAAATCGCGCTATGAACAGAATATTTCTTCTGGGTCGGGTTGGAATGCCGTAATGATAGTaaacttttttcttataaaaaatttatgctGTTAGGCAACAAGCCTTAACTACCCCAAATTAACCGTAAATAAGGTTTCATATTTGTCTAAAAGTTTAATTGTTTAATTGTTTATTCCCGTGCTTGATATTCGCGTGTGACCATAAAGATGTgaacttctttttattttatcgaTGAGCCAGCAATCATTACTCACTAGccttaggcccgtggaaaaatcgcCGCTATTCACAGAACTTttcccgtcgcaacaaagtagaTAAAAACATATCTTATTTGCCATTTcgaaattttggatttttttttaatcttttctcttttttttaaaaaaaaaatgtgtctgGTTTTACTGGCATGCAATTTTTCCTTTTATGAAAGACCTGCAAAATTTAATGGTGTTTAGATGTTGTTTGATACTTTCAAAGTTGATCGCACCCCTATTATCTCACTCTTTTTCTGTTTTAGAGAACTTCCACTATTCATTGGATTGGGTATAAGCGGCATTTTCTTAGGACAACTGTTGTACATACTTGGTGTAAGCTACACGTCGCCTGACATTGCCTCGATGTTTTAACCACTTGCTGCCGTCTTAACTGTTATTTTTGCAGTCGTGTGTAAAATCGAGGCATTTCCCCGAATAACAACAAAGGCAGGCGCCGCTAAGATATTTGGCATTCTTATCGCAACAGGTGGTGCTATCATAATGAATTTTGGGAAAAGTTCCAAGAAAAATGGCCTGCAAAACAATACTTCGGATGCATTGTCGCTCTTTGGTTATTTAGCTTTATTATCATCTACTATGTGCTCGGCATTTTACATCGTTTTGCAAAAGAAATACATATTTTCTGTTCCAACCTCGAGATGGCGGGATTTACCCATATCAGTTACTGCTTGGGCGTACTTTTTCGGTGCCGTATTTTCAGCAATTACGTCATTGTATTACGCTAACCGGCCTGATAAATTCCACATGGAGTCTGCAGGTGTTCTCTATACGTTGATTTACGCAGTCTTTGTCACCTCCGCGTTATGTTACATGTTCGTGACGTGGTGCAACATGCAAGTTAGTGCGCCTTTGGTGTCCGCAGCTGTGCCACTGCAAGTTTTTTTCTGCGTCATTATATCATACATTGTGTTGGGGGAGACTGTGTCAGCTCTTGAAGTTGTTGGAGGACTGATGATTATCTTTGCTTTGTTATCTGTGGTGTGGTCAAATTATCAGGACAGAAATATGGTACTTGATAAAGAAGAGCTCATCTTGCCTTATAGTGAACAAGCAGAAAAAAAACTGTTGAGAAATAAGGAGGAGAACAATGAGGAGAGAGAGCCAAATAAAATTTAGTCACGTGAACAAGCTTTTTGATTATATTTACTGATTTAGCTAATAGAAAATTCTTTTACTGGTGTCTGCTAGTCTTATGTTCAAGTAGATAGGTAGTAATCTCGTTCTCGCGACTTAGGTTGTCAAAAAGAAAATAGGTCTTGAAACGGGGGTTGGATAAGTGAGGTATAACGAAAGGATATCTCTAAACTATTTGTATACAATTATTGACATGGTACGTTAAAGGAAGAAGCCTGCgtgtacacgcttttttataagcaaaataaGGCTAAAAGTTTAttcaaagaaacaaaacaactgGTGAACAACAACTCAGTCAGAAGTGGTaactaaaaaaagagaaaaaaagtgtaaaaacagGGAGTAACAAAACAACAGTAACTCTTGGGAAATATCTTGTTATATTTTGCTAAAAGTTAAGTTTCGTACGTCAAATGTGATTATAATTCTGATTTCGATTGAAGCAGAAGCCTTGGCAAACATGTGAACGCTTGGAATTTTTTGGCATGGTTAACCCTGATAAGCTTAAAGCCTTGATTGCGTAGTTAactttatataagtttttagcCTGACCAGTTGTATCGCAGTTGCTTACGTTTTGACCAAATTGACTATTGACTATTACAGGATTTTTGTTGTCGATACACTATGCCCAATTTAAATGGAAcatttatgcaaaatttaaaGGTTTTAGCATGATTTTCTACATCGAAGTAGCGGAAAAACAAAGGcagtattttaacatttttaacagcAAAAAGGAATATCAACTCCATCTTACTTAACCAGGGTTCCCTAGTTCTATATTCAGGCCTCCCACACGTCCTGTATTTGGCAAAAGTGTCCTGTATTGTCCTGTATTTTGATTAATTGTCCTGTATGTCCTGTATTTCTGAAAATCTGCACTTAATATAACATTTCCTTGTTTCTTGTTCTAACCTTGTTAAACTGATTGATAAATATTATACAAATTACAAATGAAGtagatgaatttttttttaactagtcgttagcccgtggaaaaatccacgggttcgcccgccctttttataccgcattgcgtgcgtctcgctacctgcgcagctaagctaccattttgcgtgacagacagacggacggacggacggacagacgtatacgggtattataatatagattatatgATATATTTTAGACTTGATACTGTTTATTAtgtggttgttgtttttttttttggataccAATGTGTTCAATGCGTATTTATGATGTAATTGTTTTGTCATCAACATAAAGAAGTTTTCAAAGTCTTTCAATcttttgttgacattttattACTAACCTAGTAGAAAACTTGTAGGTGGGTTTGTCACTTACGTTACTTAAATTTTAGGaaatttttgcatttatttCTCGGAATTGTTAAAAATGTCCTTTATTTTCACACTAAATTctgtatttttgtaaatttttgtcctgtattgtccatttttaaaccattttctgTCCTGTATTCCTGTATTATTTTGCTCAACTGACTGTGGGAGGCCtgtatattttaatttgtttatccTAGGGAGCGGGGACTTTTAGCGCTGCGAGTCTGCTCTGAGCCATTCGTTCCTCATTATATGATCTCGTAAAAATATGCTATCACAAAAATTATCTTCAGGTTTTTTTGCACGTGTTTCTGAATTGATATCAAGCTCcgcatgaaattttaaaaagagaCATCTGTGCTTTCTACTATGGTGGTACTAAAACATGGCTTTTACTATTTGCAGCACAAATAAGACATAGTTAAACCAGGTTTTTAGTAGGTAGcaatgttttattttgaaaaattacgGCATCTGAACTGAACGAATGAATGCCCAGTGTTCGTGTGTGTAGTGTAAAGAAGCACCGCCCAGCCCTCGCGCTTTGCGCCCGTTATACAGGTGAAAGGACGTTTTTTTGGCGATAACATAGGTAacggaaattatttttgttaattgatatattttatagaaatattacattattaaaaatatacaaatatgaAACTAACAAAATACTAGTATATGATATCCCCTTCCATATTTAAATCAACTCGCACTTTGGTGTATAAAGGTTCAAATTCTACATTCAGCACTGTATACTGCAATGAAGATATTCCATCTGTTTGAAATTCTTCCTGAGCATTACTTAATTTATCGTATCTGTTGGGTGGTTTCTCCTGTGTTTCAGCATGTTTGATCATTTTGTACCTCCCTTCTTGCATTGATGGTCGAGACAATGTCAAACCGTACTCCGATAAACGTTTATATAGATTATCATCCTCCGCTCCCCATCCCCAGTAACCATTAGGGAATccattaacttttacaaaatcaTCTTTAACAAACATCTCCACTCCACCAAATATACCAGGGTAAGGTAATTCGTAGTCAAACTTATCTACTGCGCATGATAAGTGACGAGGTGAGGAAGGGCAACCGTAATCATTCAGATCGTTTTCGGGAATTAAATCAACGtcatgaaaaacaaaacaagtaaaTGGGAAGAGCTTTAAAGCTTCTTTGTAGCCAACATTCATCAGCTTCCCTCTGTTAAATGGATATTCATCAACCTGCTCGACAACAATGATGCGGTACATTAAATCTTGTCGCTTGAGAATGGCATGAAGCTGTCTAAGCAAGATTGATAGGTGAGATTCGCGATCACGAAATGGAATTATAATTGCAACCTTATGACGAGGTATACAATTGTAAGGCTTCCACCAGCCTcccattttgacaaattttaATTCACTCTGTAAAACGGTAAAATCAATTGGTTCCATATCTACCAGTAAAGGACCAATTAAATGATTTGGTGACCATCTGCAAATATTGCCATTTTCGTTCCCAAATAACTCCTTGAAACATATTTTACGAAATTTCTTCTCAAGCTCAGGAAATACATATCCTTTGATGTTAAACATATCCTTTCGATATTGCAGATTGAAACAGGCAGTATACTTTTTAAGAATGTCTTCAGTATCTTCCATATCTTTACCATCAGCAGTATTTGCTGGCAATTCATTTATGGTAACAGATTCAGTAGTTGGAAATAATCTACGTGCAGTAGTGGCGACGTCTGTTGTGGGGAATTTGGTTTTGGCAGAAGCTGTTGTGATTATATTTTCAgtaattttgttttctgtttgtcgtTTTCGTTTGAAAATGATATCCTTGTCAATCAACACTCTCTTTCTTGTAATCCGAGGAAGTTCACCTTCCACGGCTACAATTCTTAAAGTATTCAACGTGTTTTTTAAGTCTTTTTCTcccctttttaattttacactatgattgtttttattatttctatttcttttattatttctcTGGATACGTaaactatttccttgatttAGTTTCTCAGGCTCCTTCTTTGAAGAGAATATACTGTTCGTCACGTACATTATAACCAgaagcaacaaaaataaaactacaaTTTTAGCTAGTCGTCTCTTGTTCAGTAAAATTCCTCGgatcatatttttaaaatttttaaaaaaaaattcacatgtATGAATTTCATTTCTTTCCACACAAGagctattttttaaatgtaatgtTAAAACCAATGTGGCACATGCAacgaaagaataaaaacaacaaactaaaaataattagttcataTCAACACCTTGTCGCTAGGCGACTAAATATAAACTAAGAAAGTTATGCTAAAAGCACGTTTACGACAAAACAATGAAATgcgaaaataagaacaatgtcTAGCGGCACAGCCATttgcaaaaaacattttatacgtATAGTAGAATTCGTTCACAAATGTTCAGCTTTTGTGAAGATAAATATTGTTAAACATGCACGGCCAGCAGAATGTCGTTGAAGTAGATCTTTTTTGCTTGGCCAATTTTGAAGTGTTTTTTATTCAGCACGCTTTGGTGGTTATGGCATATAAAGTAATGAAAAATCCTGATTTGGGTTTCAAAACTGCTGCATATGCTTGATAAAAACGTTCAAAAGTCATAAAGAAGCTCTGAAAGGAGACAAAGcaatgaaattaaataagtAAAAACGAGAATAGAATATCACAAAACATAAGCTTTAATTCCGTTATTATACTCGTTAATTGTGTGCATTCCTTTTCGTTGCTTTTAATGGTTTACGTAATAGGAAACCACTTCATGGCTATAAAACTGATCAGTCCAAAAAATTTGGtggaaaattgtaaaaaacacAGATATTATTTTAGATGATATATCAGAGACCGCCAAAAAAGCATTATTTCATCTTTTCTTGTATATCTTGATGAAAGTCTCTTTTGTCGAATCTCCCTCTTAAGCCTGGTACCCGCTAGAAAGCGTATCCGTAATCGCTaacgcaaaataatttttacacgcATACCAAACGCTTTTTCTAACGCGCGTTCTCAGTTCTTATACCCCCGTCCCCAGCGATTTTTGCCATTTCAATTAAcgaaaaggcaaaaaaccctgaaaAAGAAGTAGTGGTTTATAATCAACAAGACATTGCAATATAATTTTCGAGAAAATTGGAATCATTTTATGACACAGCTCCCGATAAATTGTGACACTATTTATCATGCTGAAATTGCTAATATATGATAATTGTGTTTGAAAAATTTGATATTGACTTCTCTGAATTTTCGAATATCTGAATTTAAAACGGTTTTATTAACAACACTTTCAAGAAACCTTGAATCGAGGGACTTCTTCGTATGCGTGTCTTCGTGCACTGGTCCGCTTCAAAAAgcgcatttcttttttctttttttctttttgctttcAAGCAACACTTTTTTACTAGTCGACAAGCCCCTTGAAAAAATTCATTTAAGctgaagaaaataagaaaagaaaaagggaaAGAACAGGCAATTGAATTTTGTTGGTGTCAGCAAGGATCCGTCaatagacaattttttttaaaaatttgtttacccGTTGCCTCTATAGTACAGAACTAGAAAGGcttattaaaataatgtatagaatctcGCGTGGTTTCTACAAACAGTTAAGGTGAtatgaagttttaaaatatttaacgtGGGAAAAAAATGGTATAGAGCCTAAAATTTTGCACAATTCCTCTATTTGATTGTAGATTTTACCAAAAAATAAATCCCCCTGCATACCATTTCCTGATATCCTGATTGAACTTAGATTTGTAGTTAGGTAAAACTTTAAACAAGATATATTACTATTCACAAtcatattaaaatttttcaaatttttaacctTCTAATCAAATTATGTTTACTATAGATTGGAATTTCGTTCATATCATCGTTAAGATGCGCCATATTTGTTTGCGTGTTCTTGAACTAATTTTATTGAACCAGGGTCAATGCTTTTTGGTATGACTGTTAAATCAAGCGAGCAGCATGTCAGAAATGGGGATGGCAAGACGCTCTGAAGATCACACTGTCTGTAAGATCTGGCTAGATTGGCTCCAACAAAAGTACCCATTGGAATAC
It includes:
- the LOC130612990 gene encoding uncharacterized protein LOC130612990 — protein: MSSLKIISNGFTAQVSFRAEFLPEQIFTAYRRVKISAQANSGRAENDVRTSTIHWIGYKRHFLRTTVVHTWFVCKIEAFPRITTKAGAAKIFGILIATGGAIIMNFGKSSKKNGLQNNTSDALSLFGYLALLSSTMCSAFYIVLQKKYIFSVPTSRWRDLPISVTAWAYFFGAVFSAITSLYYANRPDKFHMESAGVLYTLIYAVFVTSALCYMFVTWCNMQVSAPLVSAAVPLQVFFCVIISYIVLGETVSALEVVGGLMIIFALLSVVWSNYQDRNMVLDKEELILPYSEQAEKKLLRNKEENNEEREPNKI
- the LOC130613054 gene encoding beta-1,4-N-acetylgalactosaminyltransferase bre-4-like, with product MIRGILLNKRRLAKIVVLFLLLLVIMYVTNSIFSSKKEPEKLNQGNSLRIQRNNKRNRNNKNNHSVKLKRGEKDLKNTLNTLRIVAVEGELPRITRKRVLIDKDIIFKRKRQTENKITENIITTASAKTKFPTTDVATTARRLFPTTESVTINELPANTADGKDMEDTEDILKKYTACFNLQYRKDMFNIKGYVFPELEKKFRKICFKELFGNENGNICRWSPNHLIGPLLVDMEPIDFTVLQSELKFVKMGGWWKPYNCIPRHKVAIIIPFRDRESHLSILLRQLHAILKRQDLMYRIIVVEQVDEYPFNRGKLMNVGYKEALKLFPFTCFVFHDVDLIPENDLNDYGCPSSPRHLSCAVDKFDYELPYPGIFGGVEMFVKDDFVKVNGFPNGYWGWGAEDDNLYKRLSEYGLTLSRPSMQEGRYKMIKHAETQEKPPNRYDKLSNAQEEFQTDGISSLQYTVLNVEFEPLYTKVRVDLNMEGDIIY
- the LOC130612549 gene encoding uncharacterized protein LOC130612549, which produces MASKSRVTFVLVLIALTLVQMGFGAYGVIVTKFAKGNDFDPLVFSLYRDGCCFPVLFLAAYVAEKKISYPKLRELPLFVAMGFFGMFANQLMYILGVYNTSADIASMFQPLAACWTVIVAVAARVEKFPNLSTVLGASKVIGIIVATAGAVLMNFGKSAKHNDTSNKYVSRSSSLFGYSALVINTFSVGIYVVLQKKYIFSVATSRWKTCPIGVTAWAYLFGFISMGFASLYYIRQPEKFYLQANGVIYTLIYAVFIASAMCYMLITWCNMLVSSTLVAASWPLQVFFCIILSYFILGETLSVLEIIGGLMIIFAMLAVVWSNYQTELLNSNRPEQKILNPRTEGYDKLTS